In the genome of Anaerolineaceae bacterium oral taxon 439, the window GTTTAGTCGGCGCAGGGCGAACCGAAATCATGCGCTCGATTTTCGGCGCAGATAAAGCGGACAGTGGGAAACTCTTCCTTCACGGCGAAGAAGTCAGAATCCACAATACAACAGACGCGCTGAACCATGGATTCGGATTTCTTCCAGAAGACCGCAAGACGCAGGGATTTATCCAATATGCGACGAATGCCGAAAATATGTCCCTTTCAAGTTTAAAAAAATACATGGTCGGGATTTTCGTTGATCCCACAAAAAAACAAAAAAACTGCGTCCGGTACATTGAAAAATTAAACGTAACTCCCAGGCGCCCAGACTTCGAGACACAGAACATGTCCGGAGGAAACCAGCAAAAAATCATCTTGGGAAAATGGCTCTCGACAGAGGCCGATATTCTGATCTTCGACGAACCGACAAAAGGCGTCGATATCGCCGCAAAAGCGGAAATTTACAAAATTATGAAAGAGCTCGCCGCAAACGGAAAATCGATCATCGTCATTTCGTCTGAATTGCCTGAAATCATGGGGATCAGTGATCGAATTATTGTCATGTGCGAAGGGCGGATAACCGCCGAGCTGAATCCAGAAGAATTTGACGAAGAAAGAATTCTGAATTACGCAATGGAGGAAAACCATGATTAAAAGCAGTCTCAAACAATACTCGCGCGAAGCTGCGGTCCTTGCCGCCCTGTTTTTACTGATTATCATTTTCTCGATGATCGAACCGGTTTACCTGACGCCAAGCAATATGATCGATATTATTAAGCAGGGAACGATTAACGGCATCCTCGCAATCGGCATCACATTCGCGATCATATCCGGAGGAATCGACCTTTCAATCGGCTGTACCTTCGCGATCGTTATTGTCACCGTCGGACAGCTGACCGTCGAAAAAGTTCCAACGTTGATCGCGCTTTCAGCGGGCGCGATTTTAGGCGGCATCATGGGTTCGCTGAACGGTTTACTGATCACAAAACTGAAGCTTCAGCCCTTTATCGCAACATTGGGAACGATGAGCGTGTATCGTGGACTTGCGTACGTTTTTACCGGCGGATGGCCTGTCCTTGGAATTCCCGATACATATCGAAAAACATTCACAACAAAATTGTTTTGGGATATCCCCGTTTCAATCTTAGTCCTGTTCGCTATCGCGATTCTGACGCATATTGTCCTGAGCAAAACGAGATTCGGAAATTACCTCTACGCCGTCGGCGGAAACGAGGAAGCGTCAAAACTTTCGGGCGTTGACGTCGATAAAACAAAGATCATTTCATACGCGATTTGCGGCGCATGCGCGGCGTTTGCAGGAATGATCATGTTAGCGAATCTGGGGACCGGCGAACCGGCTTCCGGGCAAGGATACGAACTGGACGCAATAGCGGCCGCTGCAGTCGGCGGCACAAGGATGACCGGCGGTAAAGGTTCAATTCTGGGAACCGTTCTTGGCGCGCTCCTGCTTGCCGCGCTGAAAATCGGAATGATCGTTATCGGAGTCCAAACGTTTTACCAATTCATTGTAACCGGAATCATTATCATCATCGCCGCATATTTTGAATTCATTCAGGATTCAATCGTCGCGAAATTATCGAAAAAGTCATAATTTCCGATCAGGTGATCCGTCAGAAAAAGGGGAATCCACTATGAAAGAAGAGCATGGTGTCTTAGTCGTCGGCAGTCTCAACCTGGATATCATTCAAAAGGTTCCCGCGTTTCCAAAAGTCGGAGAATCTCTTCCCGCGGAAGAAACGACGTTATGCGCCGGTGGAAAAGGCGCGAATCAGGCCGCGCAATGCGCCCGGCTGGGAATTCCGACTCGCCTGATGGGCTGGATTGGGAACGATCTTTTTGGAGATTTTCTCCTGAAAAGCCTGTCAATCCCGAACTTAGATCTGAGCCGCGTTAAACGTGTCGAAACGCTGACCGGACTCGGCGTCGTAAATACGCTGCCGGACAGACGATTGTTTGCGATTGTATCGAAGGGGGCGAATTACGCCGGTCAGAAAGAGGATTTATCTGATCTCGACCAGCTGTTGAACGTTTCGAGTATCCTGGCGCTGCAACTTGAAATTCCCGCAGATATCGTGACCCACTGTATTGGAAAAGCGAAAGAACAAAACGTGCGTGTATGCTTAAACGCAGCGCCAAATGTTCCGCTTCGTTCTTCAACAATTTCCGACTGCGATTTTTTTATCGTAAACGAAGTTGAAGCGTCCTTTTATACTGGGGAACCCATCGAAACGCTGAATGACGCTATTCGATCGATCCTGCCTTTTGCGAAAACTCACCGGAACGTTTGTATTTTTACGCTTGGCGAAAAAGGCAGCGTTATCAGTGATGGGAACAGCGCGATTCATATCCCAGCTCATCCGACAAAGGTTATAGAAACAACGGGTGCTGGAGATTCTTTCATCGGTGGATTCATCAGAGGCCTTATCGACGGGTTCAGTATCTGGGACAGCGCAAAATTC includes:
- a CDS encoding ribose ABC transporter permease; protein product: MKSSLKQYSREAAVLAALFLLIIIFSMIEPVYLTPSNMIDIIKQGTINGILAIGITFAIISGGIDLSIGCTFAIVIVTVGQLTVEKVPTLIALSAGAILGGIMGSLNGLLITKLKLQPFIATLGTMSVYRGLAYVFTGGWPVLGIPDTYRKTFTTKLFWDIPVSILVLFAIAILTHIVLSKTRFGNYLYAVGGNEEASKLSGVDVDKTKIISYAICGACAAFAGMIMLANLGTGEPASGQGYELDAIAAAAVGGTRMTGGKGSILGTVLGALLLAALKIGMIVIGVQTFYQFIVTGIIIIIAAYFEFIQDSIVAKLSKKS